The genomic window CAAGAGAAAGTGGTCTATGCGGTCACCACGTCCAACATCTCCGTGGGCCATGCCGCGCAATCGTCAATTCCCCTGGCGCAAGGATATTGGAAAGCCGAAGGTCTCGACGTTGAGGTGGTGGGCTTGTCCGGAGCCACCGCCGGCATTCAACAAGTCGCGAGCGGGCAGGTAGACTTCGCCACTGTCGGCCCCGATGCATTGCTTGTCGCACGTGGAAAGGGACTGAAGGTCAAAGCCGTCTACACCTATGCGCGCAAGTCGATCTATCGGATCGTGGTGCCGGAAGACGACCCCATCAAGACGCTGGCAGACTTCAAAGGCAAGACCCTTGGTGCGCCGGACATGTCCGCAGGCTCAGTGCCTTTTGCCCGTGCCGCATTGTCGGCCGCAGGTGTTGATCCGCAAAGCGGCGTGAAGTGGCTCTCGGTCGGCATTGGCGGACAAGCTGCCAATGCGTTTCGCCAGAAAGCCATTGACGGATGGGCCGCGTGGGACACCGTCATCGCGTCGCTGGAGAACAACGGCTTCAAGTTTCGCTATATCGATCCGCCATGGATCGATGAAATCCTCGGCAACGTGATGATAGCCCGCGAAGAGACCATCGAGAAGCGGCCTGATCTCGTTGTGAAGGTCGCGCGCGCGATCGCCAAGTCGTCTATCTTCGGCCTCACAAATCCGGACGCAGCGCTCCGTAATCACTGGAAAATGTATCCGGAAACCAAGCCGCAAGTTGTGAACGAAGAAACGTTTCGTCAGGCGCGTCGCATTTTCGATTCCCGCTTCGATCTCACCAAACTCGAGCCGGGCGTGAAGTGGGGTGAGAATATGCCAACGCAGTGGAAGCGTTTGGCCGGCATCAGCATCGAAGAGGGGTTGGTGCCGAAGGGCTTCGATGTGAGCGCATGCTACACCAATCAGTTCATTCCGCAGATCAACGATTTTGACCAGAAGGCTATCGAGGCCGCGGCAAAATCCTCCAGTTGGTGATGGCAAAGGGGTGCGCGCGATCTCGCGCACCCATCAACTTCCAAGGAAAGCATCGGCTTGGCTCGGCGTACAGGGAGAAAGAGATGACACGACGTACAGATCAAATGCGACTGGGAGCTTTTTTTCATCCCACGGGCAACCATGTTGCAGCCTGGCTGGACAAGGGTGCGCAGATCGACGCCGGCACCAATTTTAAGCACTATGTTCAACTGGCGCAGACCGCCGAGAAGGCAAAGTTCGACCTGATCTTCCTCGCGGACGCCATCGCCACGCGCGACGGAAATCTTCAGGCATTGCGCCGCTGGCCACAATACATGGCATATTTCGATCCCGTCACCTTGTTGGCGGGAATTGCGGCCGTCACACGCAATATCGGGCTTGTTGCCACTGCCACCACCAGCTTCAACGAACCCTATCATGTCGCGCGCAAATACGCCTCGCTCGATCACATCAGCGGCGGGCGATCAGGCTGGAACGTCGTCACCTCGTCAAATGCATCCGAAGCGTTCAACTTCGGCCGCGACTCTCACTATGGTCACTCTGAACGTTACGAACGTGCCGATGAATTCGTGAAGGTGGTGAAGGGTCTTTGGGACAGTTGGGATGATGACGCTTTCGTAAGGGACCGCACATCCTCGCTCTATTTCGATCCGGATAAGCTGCATTTCCTCAATCACAAGGACAAGCATTTCTCTGTCCGTGGCCCGCTGAATGTCGCGCGGCCACCGCAAGGTTATCCTGTCATATTTCAGGCAAGTGCCTCCGACACCGGCAAGGAGCTGGCCGCGCAGATCGCCGAGGTGATCTTTACGCCTCTCCACGACTTGGAGCATGCGCAGAAATTTTATCGAGAGCTGAAAGATCACGCTGCGAAGTATGGGCGTAGCGACGATGATCTCGTAGTGATGCCGGGTCTCAATGTTGTGGTGGCAGAAAGCGAAGCCGATGCGGATGAGAAGATCCGGTATCTGCAGAGCTTGATCCATCCGGACGTCGGTAAGGAACTGCTTTCGACCGCGCTCGGCGGCATTGATCTCAGCGATTGCGATGTCGACGAACCGCTTCCTGACCGCATCATTTCTCAGGAAGAGCGAAAGAACAATTCGCGCGTGTCCTACATGTTCAAAGGCAAGCCGACGCTTCGCCAAATGTACGAAAACTTCGGAACAGGACGCGGCCAGCGCACGATCAAGGGGACGCCGACCGCGATCGTCGATCAAATGGAAAAATGGTTTCTGAGCCGCGCTGTAGACGGTTATTTGATTCAGCCGCCCATTCTTCCTGCCTCCCTTGATGAATTCGTCGAGAAAGTTATCCCCGAACTGCAGAACAGGGGACTCTTCCGCACCGAATACACTGGTGCGACATTGCGCGAAAATCTCGGCCTGCGGCGGCCGCCAAGCCAATACGCGCTCGGCGCAGAAGGTGTGCCACACGCCGCCGTCGTCGGAGACAGAGATCTCGCCAGGGAAATGCAATGAGTGCTGTGACGGCTTTCGATGGCGATCCGACTGCAGAGCCCGAGGCGTTTCGCCGGTGTCTTGGGCAGTTTGCGACTGGCGTGACAGTCGTAACTGCGAACACCCGCGGGGGGCTCGTCGGGCTTACGGTCAACTCATTCGCGTCGGTGTCACTCAACCCGCCGTTGATCCTTTGGTCGATCAACGTGGCATCCGGCAGCTATGCCAAGTTCAGTACAGCCGACAGCTTCATCATCAATGTGCTGGCCGAAGATCAGATCGCGCTGTCGCAACATTTCGGCCGTTCGGGCGTCGACAAGTTCAACGGTATCGCGTGGTCAAAAGGCCTCAACGGCGCACCGATACTGGACGGCGTTGCCGCCTTCTTCGAGTGCAGCCGCGAATCCGAACACCGGGGCGGAGATCATCTCATTCTCGTCGGCCGGGTTCAGCGCGCCGTGCAGTTTGACCGCAACACGCTCCTATTTGCACAAGGGCGCTATCGCATCGCTGCTGATCACCCAGGCGAGAAGGAAATCGTTCGCGCTGCTTGCTGAGAAGATACTATGATACGCGGCTTGGACGAAGTGCTCCGGTTCGCTCAAGCACGGGATAGGCCGCAGCGGCAATGATGTGGGAGTTGATCTGCTTAATATCCCGTAGCAGATCGAGATGGATTGAGCTCGCCTGCGCGGCCTGAAGATCATTTGTCCTTAGCCGATCGAAATGCGAGGCAGTCGCCTTCGCCTCTGCATCTCGAAAAGCCGCTTTCTCCTCGACAAGCATGCGCGCTGTCCGTTGGTCTTCGGTCACGAACAGCGATGCCGCAGTCTTGAGGTTGGTGGAGAGGCGGACGATCATTTCGTTAAGAGCCTTCTTTTCATCCTCGGAGAACACCAGGCCGCGTTTCAATCTCTTGGATGCGTGAGGCAGGAAATTCTGATCCACGACATCGCCGGCCTGCTCGATGTTCATCGTGAAAGTCAGGATTTCATTCAGGCGCCGTTGATCGGAGTCGTTAAGTCCATCTGGATCAATCGAGGTGAGATAGGCCTTGATTGCGGTATTGAGCTTGTCCAGCACGTCTTCGCGCCGTCTGGTTTCGACGAGCAGTCTGCGGTCTTCCTTCGTCAATCCGGCATTGACGCCCTGGAGCATCTCGTCCAGGACATCCGCAAGCCGCAGAGCTTCGCGTGAAGCGGCACCGAGCGCGACGATGGGCGTCTCCTTCGCCGCAGGATCAAGATAAAGCGGCCGAGCCGGATCGGCGGGGTCGACACGGTCCGGCAGCCAGAAACGCAGCAGCCGCGCATAGGGTGTCAGCAGCGGCAGCGAGACCGCGGCAACGATAAGATTGAACAGAGTGTGAAAGTCAGCGACAGCGCGCGCGCTGGTTGGCTCGACCGACGCCATG from Nitrobacteraceae bacterium AZCC 1564 includes these protein-coding regions:
- a CDS encoding NitT/TauT family transport system substrate-binding protein (product_source=KO:K02051; cath_funfam=3.40.190.10; cleavage_site_network=SignalP-noTM; cog=COG0715; ko=KO:K02051; pfam=PF09084; superfamily=53850), whose amino-acid sequence is MRRICLSLCSLTMLFSLGQQADAQEKVVYAVTTSNISVGHAAQSSIPLAQGYWKAEGLDVEVVGLSGATAGIQQVASGQVDFATVGPDALLVARGKGLKVKAVYTYARKSIYRIVVPEDDPIKTLADFKGKTLGAPDMSAGSVPFARAALSAAGVDPQSGVKWLSVGIGGQAANAFRQKAIDGWAAWDTVIASLENNGFKFRYIDPPWIDEILGNVMIAREETIEKRPDLVVKVARAIAKSSIFGLTNPDAALRNHWKMYPETKPQVVNEETFRQARRIFDSRFDLTKLEPGVKWGENMPTQWKRLAGISIEEGLVPKGFDVSACYTNQFIPQINDFDQKAIEAAAKSSSW
- a CDS encoding FMN-dependent oxidoreductase (nitrilotriacetate monooxygenase family) (product_source=TIGR03860; cath_funfam=3.20.20.30; cog=COG2141; ko=KO:K24116; pfam=PF00296; superfamily=51679; tigrfam=TIGR03860) — translated: MTRRTDQMRLGAFFHPTGNHVAAWLDKGAQIDAGTNFKHYVQLAQTAEKAKFDLIFLADAIATRDGNLQALRRWPQYMAYFDPVTLLAGIAAVTRNIGLVATATTSFNEPYHVARKYASLDHISGGRSGWNVVTSSNASEAFNFGRDSHYGHSERYERADEFVKVVKGLWDSWDDDAFVRDRTSSLYFDPDKLHFLNHKDKHFSVRGPLNVARPPQGYPVIFQASASDTGKELAAQIAEVIFTPLHDLEHAQKFYRELKDHAAKYGRSDDDLVVMPGLNVVVAESEADADEKIRYLQSLIHPDVGKELLSTALGGIDLSDCDVDEPLPDRIISQEERKNNSRVSYMFKGKPTLRQMYENFGTGRGQRTIKGTPTAIVDQMEKWFLSRAVDGYLIQPPILPASLDEFVEKVIPELQNRGLFRTEYTGATLRENLGLRRPPSQYALGAEGVPHAAVVGDRDLAREMQ
- a CDS encoding flavin reductase (DIM6/NTAB) family NADH-FMN oxidoreductase RutF (product_source=COG1853; cath_funfam=2.30.110.10; cog=COG1853; pfam=PF01613; smart=SM00903; superfamily=50475), whose translation is MSAVTAFDGDPTAEPEAFRRCLGQFATGVTVVTANTRGGLVGLTVNSFASVSLNPPLILWSINVASGSYAKFSTADSFIINVLAEDQIALSQHFGRSGVDKFNGIAWSKGLNGAPILDGVAAFFECSRESEHRGGDHLILVGRVQRAVQFDRNTLLFAQGRYRIAADHPGEKEIVRAAC
- a CDS encoding phosphate:Na+ symporter (product_source=KO:K03324; cath_funfam=1.20.58.220; cog=COG1283; ko=KO:K03324; pfam=PF02690; superfamily=109755; tigrfam=TIGR00704; transmembrane_helix_parts=Outside_1_3,TMhelix_4_21,Inside_22_49,TMhelix_50_72,Outside_73_97,TMhelix_98_120,Inside_121_132,TMhelix_133_150,Outside_151_164,TMhelix_165_187,Inside_188_193,TMhelix_194_216,Outside_217_246,TMhelix_247_269,Inside_270_281,TMhelix_282_304,Outside_305_549), which produces MTAVVALIDLAGSIALLLWGTHMVQTGIQRAFGSSLRASLGRALKNRVRAFLAGIGVTAILQSSTATGLMTASFAASGLVDLVPALAVMLGANVGTTLIVQVLSFDVVLISPALILIGMLMFRRDSRTRAHDLGRVFIGLGLMLLALRQLLDLMTSHENSPVLGVVFTAVSASWILDVCFAAILTWAAHSSVAIVLLITSLATKGVVPLDSAFALVLGANLGTAINPLIEGPHTNDPAAKRLPFGNLIGRLLGITAAIGFLGPISQFMASVEPTSARAVADFHTLFNLIVAAVSLPLLTPYARLLRFWLPDRVDPADPARPLYLDPAAKETPIVALGAASREALRLADVLDEMLQGVNAGLTKEDRRLLVETRRREDVLDKLNTAIKAYLTSIDPDGLNDSDQRRLNEILTFTMNIEQAGDVVDQNFLPHASKRLKRGLVFSEDEKKALNEMIVRLSTNLKTAASLFVTEDQRTARMLVEEKAAFRDAEAKATASHFDRLRTNDLQAAQASSIHLDLLRDIKQINSHIIAAAAYPVLERTGALRPSRVS